AAAAGTTGAGTGAGCATTGCCATCGAGCTCCCCCGCCAAACCAtctaaagctttgataccagaACCAAACATGCTTTTCAAATTGTCTAGGAGGCTTCGAAGCTCCTCCATAGCCTACATCAAACACATACTGATTAACATGAGTACCAAACTCTGAAGTACATAGTTTTGAACGTGTTTTACAGGTAGAGTGTCTTCTTTAAGAGGTACCAAACTCTGAAGTACATAGTTTTGAACGTGTTTTACAGGTAGAGTGTCTTCTTTAAGAGGTATACAAAATCAGGCATACCTCAATCTTGGTAGACACAAAGGACTGCATGTCCTCCTCCATGTGTTTGAGTTGTTGCTCTTGTTGTGTGGCTGAGGAAGCAACACTCTTATGCAAAACTTCAAGTTGTTGAGTTAATTGGGATTGGAACTTTTGGATGAGaactttattttcatgttctATTTTGTCCTTGCGCTCTGAAATCAACCATTATCAGTATAGTGGGCGTAAGAGCCTTTATTTTGAGAAAGAAAATCATTAGGGATTCATCAGGTCCTAAAAGTTGTTAACCTACCAATCTTTGCAAACAAGTTAGAGACATCTGATGCAGCATGTTCCAGCTCAGCTCGAAGTTTAAAGGCCTGCTCAACCAGTGATTTTTCTGGTAGAATACATATGTTTAAATATCTCATATAACTATTACGTAAGGTAATGattccaaaaaatatatatatatactccccATATTGTGTCAACCGATGAATTTGGTAATTCCTTTAATAAGAGAGATATGATCCCCCCCACCTAAAAAAATGTTTATAAAAGAAACACTAGAATCTTGCAAGTTGGCACcaccacccccacccccccccccccaccccccccccccccccccccaaatcaCCACCACCTGTAAAATATAATCCTCCCAAAGTTGGTGCGCGTAGGAAAAAAACATGCAATTTCAGGCAATTGAAAATGACATAATCAAAGAGTCTGCTTTGACCATGTGCAGAGGATGTGGCTTACCAGACTTAAGAAGGTTCATTATCAGAAATTCCTTCTCTCTAATTGTTGCAATTGCCAGCCTGTGTTTCTCTTCAAGATCAGCCAAAATATGCTGAGTTTCCTGAAGCTTTTTCTGAAAGACACATATTTATAGATAATCCCCATGAGAAAGAGTATATCAACAAAAGAAAGCTATTGAAATTAGGTGAGGTCCGAACACCGTACCTCTGTCTTGTCAAGTTTGTTACTCAATTCAGTGATCAACAACTGCTGAGAATTGTTCAGTTCCTGAAGCTCCATATATTTCTGTTTGCAGTAGCCAAAAATGTAATGAGTTACGAGTTATGGATGATCAATAAAATCGAGCTGAGTAATTAATCAGCAGCAGCATACCTTGTCTTTTGATTCTGAGTCAAGTTCCATCCGTTCGATCTTTTCAGACATTGCCTGAGAGACGAGAAAAAACATATTGACCATGCATAGGAAAAGATTACATGATAATTCAACTAATCAGTAGATCAGTGAGCAGGACCTAACCTTTTTCTCAGCTTCCTCTTGGAGATATCGATCTCTTGGGATGTAGATACCATTCTTCTCTCTTGCAGCATACACCTCTGTTGGCATTAAAATGGGAATTCATgtaatcaaaacatataataatttaaagcAACTACCATTCAAAGATGGAGATTCgtgaagagagaagaagaaagcAATATAAAACCTTGCTTCAGCCTTTCAATCTCAGAATATAAGTCCTTCATCAATGCAgatttcatcatcttctgattaaTCTATATAGCAGCAAAAGAAAAGTTAAGGACGTTTGAACTAAAAATCTTTTTAGAATGCTTGATTGACCAGAAAACTGACCTCTggcttattttttatgtttttggcaCGATGAGCATAATCTAAAGTGCTTAGTGTCTCTTCCATAGAGTGAATGGAGGGAGATATTGTCGCAATTATGCATGTCTTTGTTTTCCCTCCCAATGAATCCCTCAACAATCTTGTTATTTTGCTCTCCCTGACAAACAAAACAAATGTTTCCCAGGGTATGTAAAAAGCTTCATACATATAATATTGTCTTATCTAAATATGGGTTTTTTAAGCACCTATATGGGACATGGCCAGAGTGCTCAACTAGAGCATTTATAACACGACCAAGTGTAAGCAAACTCTTGTTGATTTCCCCAGCTTCCCTTGCTCTGCCCTGCAAAAGAAAATCTATCATCTAGTGCAGCTTAAAAGAATGTGAACATACACAATCAAAGTGGGCAAAGAGCCAAAAGGAACTTGAAAAGTCTCTTCCAGGATAAGTTGGCATGAAGTAGGCAAATTGATGACATCGCTAAGCAACTTTTGCACACTCGTTCATTtggttctctttttctttttttttcttactaaCAAAATTGCTAAATACAATGGCTAACGAATTAAGAATTTTAATGCCTCACCTCTCTTGCACCAGAACGTGAAATGTTTTCAGAACCCGCAAGGTCTACAAGATTCAGTTTGCCACACTTGATCATTTCTTCCCCTTCTGGAGTATACTCCTTGATGTGAATTGTGATAGAGAATATAGAATGAGAACGACTGCTCTGTTTGTTAAGAAGAGTTTCTGCTGTACGCCTTTTAGCGGAACCTTTctccaagatattataaatttcATTTGCAGAGCTTACTAACTCCTCTTCAAGGCCTCTAACAAATACTCCACCCTTACCATCTTCCATCAGAGCTAATGGTTTCTTGGATTTGTCTTCTGGAAACTTTGTAGTTTCCTCTGGAGCTAAAAGATCGGATATTTCCTCGTTATACAGCTCCAAGAACGTTACTTTCACACTATATTCAGCACTTTGAGCTTCCAATATGTCAAAGATTTGCTTAATAGCTCGTGGGATAACACCTGCATCACTTGGAAATTCCCCATTCTAAACGGGGTGAACTGTATTGTATTATCAAACAGAAGAAAGTAGCATAAACAATTTCATCTCTAATAGACACCAACCTTCTTTCTTCCCCCTCCCTCCATTGTATAAGTTTTCCCTGTTCCTGTCTGCCCATACGCGAAAACGGTGCAGTTATAGCCCTCTAGAACTTCGAATACAATAGGGCAGATTGCAGAATCATACAAGTCCTTCTGTTTGGACGTAGGACCAAAGACCTGGACAGCAATACCAAACCAAATTTTAGCGTCATCTCAAGAAACACCAGATGTCTGATTCACTTAAACTCTTCAGCAGTAACATAAAAATTCGTTTTGTACCAGAACTGAAGTGTGACATTCAGTTTCAATCTATATAGCTAGCAAATACACCCACCCAAACTAGTTGGAGTGAGTTAATGAAATACTCATATCCATTTGGCTCTAAACAGGCAACGTATCCAAGTAATTACACCAAATTAGTACCTACTTTTAAAACTAGTCActctattcttcttttctttttctttttccttttggcTACATGTTCTTTTTTCCTATATCTATTTTAGAACTGATGCTATCATATAAAGGGTAAGGATAGCCCGGTACACTAACGCTAGctattagggaaaggttgaagcACAAAGGTTTTttttgtatgcagccttaccttgcatttctacaagaggctttttccacggcttgaacccatgaccacGAGTTAACATGgcggcaacaactttaccaattactccaaggctccccttcaatgCTATCATATaaagaacaaataaaagaaattcaAACCTTATCAAAGACAAATGTTTTGTCAATTTGTTTATTAGCTATGTTCTGCATAGCAGAAATTTCTCTTCTTCCCTCATTGCAAGAAATCACTGCTGCTGTATTCAATCTCATCTCATCCTCACTCAATGGCCTGCATAATTCACAACCATCACAATGATTCCATCAAATACAATCAATTCAATTCAGTAGCTCCAAAATGCACTAATTCTACTAACCTGCAACGCACAATAACCTGCACATTGACACCTTTATCTTTATTATCATGCTTTCCACTCGTATTCCCGTCTGCTGATCGCAGATCTCTAACAGCCTTTTCACTAGACCGCGGTGTCTGTGAAGGTGACCGTGATACGTAGCCTCTTCTCTGTTGCTCCATTTCAATAATGATCTCCTTATTTCCTCCAATTCTCTGATTCAATTCAATTCACCTCGATTCCAAATCTGAGAAACACAAACTTGATATAGCAAAAGAGAAGCTCCCAACTCGAATGCTCTGAAGTACATTTTCACGGAAAAAACAAAcgaaaattcatcatcaaattgAAAACGACTAATCTATAAATCATGAAAAGATAAAATtcgattgaaaaaaaaaacattcaattAATGCATACGCATTTATACGTATAATGCAGAAATGACGAGGAAAACGTGTAGACTTACCGACGATCAAATCGTCTGCTTGCCGGCCGGCCGTTGAGAGATTCAACAatgtgaagaacaacaacaacaataacggCGATATTTTAGAGAGAAGATTTTGGAGAGAGAGAATTTAGTGATTTGAATAGAAATAGACTACTGATAAATTTGGtggatttattttcttttctttttttctggatataaaaaatattgaaggaGCTGTATATGAGCGTGAGGTGAGATAAAGTTGAAGAGAAATGCACAGATTTTGTGGCTGTTACGGGGTATTTGAAATTGATTTATGACCGTtgtaacataaaaacaaaaaaaaagaaaatttttaaacataattGAAGAATGTAGATATGAGATAGGGCGCTCTTTTGCTAATTATTACGTGAAATGCCACGGAGTTTAGATACAATTTATTACAAATCATATTTAGCAACCTTAATTTCATGATAAGTAAGGTGAATCATTTATGTTTagtcttttttatttcaaatacttATAATTTAGAGAATTTCCAAAACTATGAAATTTCTAATTCGATTGATCATTATAGAGTTACTAATGATCATAAATAGAGAACTAAATCAAAAATTAATGCAAAGACAAGAAAGAGGATGAAAATGCTAAAATGGTGTTTATTAATTTGTGTGTTAACAATGTAAAAATGGTTACTAATACTCTATTtacaccccacccccacccccttcCAAATTGAAGCATGAATTGGGAGTCGAAATAGAAATGATCATCACTCTGATATCATGTAAAAAtatagtagccgtttggccatgaaaactaaaattttctggagttggagttgtgtttggccatgtcttatttgaaattttcttttgacttttgaaaaaacttttttaaatataattttatgccctaacttttacaaactatcaaaatcacctaattaaaatttacctactaatgaaaaaagaacacaattagccactattataaaaataattacatatacatggtcatatttaatgaatttcaattatgacatatataatatttacattaatagtcgttttctcatatttaaaaattttaaatatggatgttatattaacagaacactgcttcctgttttttaggtaacaaatattatctttcaaataaatttattttttaggaatttatttaatttacttccttcattttccgttcctaaaaaataggaaatgatgagttgttattaaattttaaggtgccgctaatttatttctttaattttcttatacatgaaagattttactgtgtgtgaataaattatttctatgtaaaacatattttgcatatttatggtatattatatcatataccataaatataaaaatatgcttagtatgtttctttatactttgtatttttatatatgtgcatatatgatatatatacatggtataaacttcatatataacatactttgtatatttatattataaatatgcttagtatatttcttaatactttgtatatttatatatgtgtatatggtatatacatggtataaactttatatataacatactttgtatatttctattataaatataatactttatatatttattggtataaatataaattaacagtaaaataatgtcttaaatgagggagaaaattaaataagggataaaaataatgataagagAGATAAAGAGATATATACTAATTAGGATAGCAttgagtttgaaattataattattttattccttaaaattgctatatacgtaatattgaaaaagtaatgttataaggagagttttatgtaaaaatttaaaagaatggggttatatgtaataataataaaagttggaattgaaattggaaaattgtgaaaacaacaaaaacctgtttttCCTTTTCAGAAAAATTCCGGaattattttctgaattttcatgaccaaacaccacaattttcaactCCGAATTTTTTTtcgaagaaagagaaaaattttcatggccaaacgggcccatAGTAACTCAACCTCAAAACTAGCTCATCAAGAGAGGATTGGTCAAGTCGATATAAGCAGGTCACCACTTTAACCAATCAAAAATATAGAGGAAAAGAAATTTGGCTTGAGGACACATATATTGTGGACATAAATCAAGTAAAATTCATATACTTTAATTTTTACTGTCCTTAACAAATTATTTTATCGAATCATGTCATATTAATTTACTGTAGCAAGTGATAAATTAATCTAAGAATATCTTTACTTATAATTAAGGGGTAAAATTAAGGGGTATTTAAGGATATgtgtcatattttttgaattgctATAAATACTGAATGTAGTAAATTTTCACCTATGGGAGAGCATGTCAATTTCTTAAAATAGTAAGTTTAAGGATAATGTTGTTAGGATTttgcattcttttcttttttaggcttaattttgaattcaaaattctCAAGTATTGTATCTTGAAGGTTTTTATTTGTCGAAAAAAAAACTGTTTGAGCGACTTTTTGGAGTTATATTCATTTAGTTTAGTACATCCAATAATACAAGTTTAtgaaattttcatcttttattttgtcGTTGTCATTTGGATTTGCAGcaatatatattttctaatcTATTCAATGATGTTGAT
The Capsicum annuum cultivar UCD-10X-F1 chromosome 6, UCD10Xv1.1, whole genome shotgun sequence DNA segment above includes these coding regions:
- the LOC107875568 gene encoding kinesin-like protein KIN-5D, whose translation is MEQQRRGYVSRSPSQTPRSSEKAVRDLRSADGNTSGKHDNKDKGVNVQVIVRCRPLSEDEMRLNTAAVISCNEGRREISAMQNIANKQIDKTFVFDKVFGPTSKQKDLYDSAICPIVFEVLEGYNCTVFAYGQTGTGKTYTMEGGGRKKNGEFPSDAGVIPRAIKQIFDILEAQSAEYSVKVTFLELYNEEISDLLAPEETTKFPEDKSKKPLALMEDGKGGVFVRGLEEELVSSANEIYNILEKGSAKRRTAETLLNKQSSRSHSIFSITIHIKEYTPEGEEMIKCGKLNLVDLAGSENISRSGAREGRAREAGEINKSLLTLGRVINALVEHSGHVPYRESKITRLLRDSLGGKTKTCIIATISPSIHSMEETLSTLDYAHRAKNIKNKPEINQKMMKSALMKDLYSEIERLKQEVYAAREKNGIYIPRDRYLQEEAEKKAMSEKIERMELDSESKDKKYMELQELNNSQQLLITELSNKLDKTEKKLQETQHILADLEEKHRLAIATIREKEFLIMNLLKSEKSLVEQAFKLRAELEHAASDVSNLFAKIERKDKIEHENKVLIQKFQSQLTQQLEVLHKSVASSATQQEQQLKHMEEDMQSFVSTKIEAMEELRSLLDNLKSMFGSGIKALDGLAGELDGNAHSTFVRLNSEVSNHSSALRELFEEIAFKANTLVNDLQKSLHSQEEKLIAFAAQQHEAHDRTITTSRSFSQITGNFFKTLDTHVSQLGDIVEDAQTVSDQKFSDLEKKFEECAANEERQILQKVAELLEGSNARKKKLVQTAINDLRESAYIRTSRLKQEMSTMQYSTTSVKAEWTNYMEKAECHHLEDTASVDKGKKEMEEVLQNCLQKAKLGAEQWTNAQSSLISLEERNVVFVDKIVSEGMNANEVLRAQFSSGVSSTLEDTDVASKILLCSIDHSLQLDRDACGNLDSMIVPCCGELRELKSGHYHKVVEITDHAGQCLSQEYMVDEPSCSTPKKRAFSIPSAGSIEELKTPSFEELLKSFWDGKSLKQANGDVKHTAEDYGILRDSRLPLTTIN